A portion of the Sulfuricurvum kujiense DSM 16994 genome contains these proteins:
- a CDS encoding carbonic anhydrase — MDKRTFLKFFALTSSSLLLANSAEASSAHAAPNTQELQEIAQKMFAEVISQNDYYVNHQGSAFFEKLKNGQHPRATVIGCSDSRFQSAALDATAENDLFIIRNIGNQFSSNMGSVEYGVRHLNTPLLIIVGHSRCGAIKAALGDYSSEGPHIIKELDSLSLAVRKTSMMGTEEAKWLAAVVSNINQQVYYAQKEFKGDVESGKLTIVGVVYDLANDFNNGYGRLKIVNINGESNPGKMMDYPLMKSLFKPVHF, encoded by the coding sequence ATGGATAAGCGGACCTTTCTCAAATTTTTTGCCCTCACCTCAAGTTCGCTGCTTTTGGCCAATTCAGCAGAAGCTTCTTCAGCCCATGCCGCCCCCAATACCCAAGAGCTGCAGGAAATAGCACAAAAGATGTTCGCCGAAGTCATCTCCCAAAACGACTATTACGTCAATCATCAGGGCTCCGCTTTCTTTGAAAAACTGAAAAACGGACAACATCCGCGTGCCACGGTCATCGGATGCTCGGATTCCCGTTTTCAAAGTGCTGCCCTCGACGCAACGGCTGAAAATGATCTTTTTATTATCCGTAATATCGGCAATCAGTTCAGCTCCAACATGGGGAGCGTCGAATACGGTGTACGCCATCTCAATACCCCGCTGCTCATCATCGTCGGACATTCGCGCTGCGGAGCGATTAAGGCGGCTCTGGGCGATTACTCTTCCGAGGGGCCGCACATCATCAAAGAGCTCGATTCTCTCTCACTAGCCGTACGAAAAACATCAATGATGGGGACGGAGGAAGCCAAATGGCTTGCCGCCGTTGTCAGCAATATCAATCAACAGGTGTATTACGCACAAAAAGAGTTTAAAGGGGATGTGGAGAGCGGAAAACTCACCATCGTCGGTGTTGTCTATGATTTGGCCAATGATTTCAATAACGGCTACGGACGCCTCAAAATCGTCAACATCAATGGAGAAAGCAATCCGGGGAAAATGATGGACTATCCCTTAATGAAATCGCTCTTCAAGCCCGTACATTTCTAA
- the mtgA gene encoding monofunctional biosynthetic peptidoglycan transglycosylase, with the protein MQKLKTILLLLLLAGAIDIGRYFIYPNIDDLKDIRPIPTAFMEYRQNEWADENRDMEITQKWVSMSQISPNVIKAVLIGEDDKFWNHDGFDVTGMEQALERSLKKGSVAGGSTISQQLSKNLYLSPSKNPVRKIKEAIITWRIEHALSKRRILEIYLNVAEWGDGIFGIEAAARHYYHKSAKNLTGQEAARLAAVLPNPIKYDPTGSQKYVKNRSRIIYKIMKRRGIVIPQFKEVMTPPRESESPAVENNQSITDLFDQTAPEETAPQEQIDVPVSNGTEKNESITF; encoded by the coding sequence ATGCAAAAACTCAAAACTATCCTTCTCCTTTTACTCCTGGCGGGGGCTATCGACATCGGACGCTATTTCATCTATCCCAACATTGATGATCTCAAAGATATCCGTCCTATACCGACCGCATTTATGGAATACCGCCAAAACGAGTGGGCCGATGAAAACCGGGACATGGAAATCACCCAAAAATGGGTCTCCATGTCACAAATTTCCCCGAACGTGATCAAAGCGGTGTTAATCGGAGAAGACGACAAGTTTTGGAATCACGACGGATTTGACGTAACAGGGATGGAGCAGGCGCTGGAGCGGAGTCTCAAAAAAGGCTCCGTCGCCGGAGGAAGCACCATCAGCCAGCAGCTCTCTAAAAATCTCTACCTCTCTCCGAGCAAAAATCCGGTACGCAAAATCAAAGAGGCGATCATCACCTGGCGGATCGAACATGCCCTCTCCAAACGGCGTATTTTGGAAATCTATCTCAACGTCGCTGAATGGGGTGACGGTATATTCGGAATCGAAGCGGCGGCACGCCATTATTACCATAAAAGCGCCAAAAACCTGACGGGACAAGAAGCGGCGCGTCTGGCGGCGGTCCTGCCCAATCCGATCAAATACGATCCGACAGGGAGCCAAAAGTACGTCAAAAACCGTTCACGTATCATCTACAAGATTATGAAACGCAGAGGGATCGTCATTCCTCAATTCAAAGAGGTCATGACACCGCCGAGGGAAAGCGAATCCCCTGCTGTAGAAAATAATCAAAGTATCACCGATCTTTTCGATCAAACTGCCCCGGAAGAAACGGCACCCCAAGAGCAAATCGATGTACCGGTTTCAAACGGTACCGAAAAAAATGAGTCTATAACGTTTTAA
- the waaA gene encoding lipid IV(A) 3-deoxy-D-manno-octulosonic acid transferase, producing MRNVVFDLIYTLVAAFFYVAALPLLILFSFKKKYRDSIPARFFGIKNPPFQPHDIWFHVCSFGEAKAIAPVLEKLKDKKIAISVITHTGYEAASKYAAQVRYLPYELWLWFWIERPKTVVVLEAEFWYLLFRLASRRGARVIALNARISDRSFSKYYRMRWFYRILLSQCDRVFCQSSEDMVRFIALGARNVEVVGNIKLAQKIESNKHYPKPNGLLIVAASTHEGEEEGIIRGFMAYREHNPSAKLLVVPRHPERFAKVGELIAKTAPKMTLSRWSESQMITEDITLIDTMGDLNNLYAISDVVVLGGAYAPIGGHNPLEPATFGCRIISGMEIFHQRELFKYVSHVQFTSVEGIAEALKNAETMPPSQINGSVDLKKVLNYLTEK from the coding sequence GTGCGTAACGTAGTATTCGACCTGATTTATACACTGGTTGCGGCGTTTTTTTACGTCGCGGCCCTGCCTCTTTTAATCCTCTTTTCGTTTAAAAAGAAATATCGCGATTCAATTCCGGCACGCTTTTTCGGCATTAAAAATCCCCCGTTTCAACCTCATGACATTTGGTTTCATGTGTGTTCATTCGGGGAAGCAAAAGCAATCGCTCCAGTTTTGGAGAAATTGAAAGATAAAAAAATCGCGATCAGTGTTATTACCCATACGGGATATGAGGCGGCGTCGAAGTATGCGGCTCAGGTACGTTACCTGCCGTATGAGTTATGGCTGTGGTTTTGGATCGAGCGTCCCAAAACCGTTGTGGTCCTGGAAGCGGAGTTTTGGTATCTGCTGTTTCGTTTAGCTTCGAGAAGAGGCGCTCGCGTTATTGCACTCAACGCTCGGATAAGCGATCGAAGTTTCTCGAAGTATTACCGGATGCGATGGTTTTATCGGATTTTATTATCGCAATGCGATCGTGTCTTTTGCCAAAGCAGCGAGGATATGGTCCGTTTTATCGCACTGGGTGCCAGGAATGTCGAAGTCGTCGGAAATATCAAGCTTGCTCAAAAAATCGAGTCGAATAAACACTATCCGAAGCCTAATGGATTGCTTATCGTTGCCGCAAGTACCCATGAGGGGGAAGAGGAGGGGATAATTCGGGGATTTATGGCATATCGTGAGCATAACCCCTCCGCCAAACTTTTGGTGGTTCCGCGTCACCCCGAGCGGTTTGCCAAAGTAGGAGAGTTGATTGCGAAAACGGCACCGAAGATGACTCTTTCACGTTGGAGTGAATCGCAAATGATTACGGAGGATATTACCCTTATCGATACGATGGGAGACTTGAATAATCTCTACGCCATAAGTGATGTAGTGGTGTTGGGGGGTGCTTACGCTCCTATCGGGGGGCATAATCCGCTGGAACCTGCGACATTCGGATGTAGGATCATTTCGGGGATGGAGATATTTCACCAGAGGGAACTGTTTAAATATGTCTCTCACGTGCAGTTTACGTCAGTGGAGGGGATTGCGGAAGCATTGAAAAATGCTGAAACGATGCCCCCGTCACAGATTAACGGAAGCGTTGATCTGAAAAAAGTACTCAATTATTTAACGGAGAAATAA
- a CDS encoding tetratricopeptide repeat protein, translating into MSIFQILMFAATLFFAYQIFRHVQNLDDAQPHKKESNIVDTAVFSASALVEEADNAYQRGELDRARTALEEASRIESENPEILNKLAFITAKTGDRLKAIELYEQSLELDENDDLTHNAIASLYRAENAYERAQDHYLKAIEIDDTYPQTFYNYANLLVDMDEVEKARGMYKRALELQSDFPEAREALLSLGAHV; encoded by the coding sequence ATGTCTATATTTCAAATTTTAATGTTTGCGGCGACCCTTTTTTTCGCCTATCAGATCTTTCGGCACGTTCAAAACCTGGACGATGCTCAGCCTCACAAAAAGGAATCTAATATCGTCGATACGGCTGTTTTCAGTGCTTCGGCTTTGGTTGAAGAGGCCGATAACGCTTATCAGCGCGGCGAGTTAGATCGTGCCAGAACCGCTCTTGAAGAGGCATCGCGTATCGAGAGCGAAAATCCTGAGATTTTAAATAAACTCGCATTTATCACTGCAAAAACGGGTGATCGGCTTAAAGCGATAGAACTGTATGAACAATCGTTGGAACTCGATGAAAACGATGACCTGACCCATAATGCCATCGCTTCGCTTTACCGTGCGGAAAATGCATACGAGCGTGCACAGGACCATTACCTCAAAGCCATTGAAATTGATGATACGTATCCCCAGACGTTTTACAACTACGCCAATCTATTGGTTGATATGGATGAGGTTGAGAAGGCCAGAGGAATGTACAAGCGCGCTCTTGAGCTCCAAAGCGATTTTCCGGAAGCGCGCGAAGCGCTTCTTTCATTAGGAGCACACGTATGA
- a CDS encoding RNA degradosome polyphosphate kinase, whose amino-acid sequence MPNNYKDPALYINRELSWLQFNTRVLRQAQDESLPLFERLKFLAIYGTNLDEFYMIRVAGLKKLFSAGVNVSGADRFTPLHQLRGIREYLHKEQEEVEYCLQGIMKELEKEGIFFKPYKEATPEQRKYLDKYFHENIYPVVIPIAIDATHPFPHLNNLGFGQIVKLRDKDDATIERYGLIRIPRVLPRFVEIDNRIYIPIGSIVAEHIQDLFPGYELIKFAAFRVTRNADIAIEEEEADDFMEILEEGLKLRKKGELVRLELSVHADDDLLNFFNRHANVYKDDIYRFQTYLNLGSLWQVVGNKDFAHLTTPSFKPRNLPPLDTDESLYATLDKQDLLLYHPFESFEPVVRLIQIAAKDPEVVSIRMTLYRSGSKSPIVQSLINAAESGKQVTVMVELRARFDEENNLHWAKALENSGAHVIYGIAGFKVHAKAALITRRVDGKLKQYAHIGTGNYNPSTATIYTDISYMTSNDTITHDMTRFFHFLTGFSKKGKLHELYMAPTQIKPKVLSLIQNETRMGSEGVIIAKMNALVDEDIIKALYKASQAGVKIELIIRGICCLRPGVPGVSENIRVISLIGKYLEHARIYYFKHSTPQTYISSADWMPRNLLRRIELLTPIQGEEISNKLIQILQLQTSDNILAYELQNDGSYVKVKHEPGNLIDSHKIAETHTNKVYNSVKKQTPNYVQQLTARLFKES is encoded by the coding sequence ATGCCAAATAATTACAAAGACCCAGCACTTTATATCAATCGCGAGCTGTCATGGCTCCAATTTAATACCCGTGTTTTGCGACAGGCACAGGATGAATCGCTCCCTTTATTTGAGCGGCTTAAATTTTTAGCGATTTACGGAACCAATTTGGATGAATTCTACATGATCCGTGTCGCAGGATTGAAAAAACTCTTCAGCGCCGGTGTCAACGTCTCCGGAGCGGACCGATTTACGCCGCTTCATCAACTACGCGGCATCCGCGAATATCTCCATAAAGAGCAAGAAGAGGTCGAATACTGTCTGCAGGGGATTATGAAAGAGCTGGAAAAAGAGGGGATTTTTTTCAAGCCGTACAAAGAGGCCACTCCCGAGCAGCGCAAATACCTCGACAAATATTTTCATGAAAACATCTATCCGGTCGTTATTCCGATCGCCATCGATGCGACCCATCCGTTTCCCCACCTCAATAATCTCGGGTTCGGGCAAATCGTCAAACTCCGCGATAAAGACGATGCGACGATTGAGCGTTACGGCCTCATCCGTATTCCGCGCGTCCTTCCCCGCTTCGTCGAAATCGACAATCGTATCTATATTCCGATCGGAAGTATCGTCGCCGAACATATCCAAGACCTTTTCCCGGGCTATGAGCTGATCAAATTCGCCGCTTTCCGCGTCACCCGCAATGCCGATATCGCGATCGAAGAAGAGGAAGCGGACGATTTCATGGAGATTCTTGAAGAGGGTCTAAAACTTCGTAAAAAAGGGGAATTGGTACGCCTTGAACTCAGTGTCCACGCGGATGATGATCTTTTGAACTTCTTTAACCGCCATGCCAATGTTTACAAAGATGACATCTACCGTTTCCAAACCTATCTCAACCTCGGAAGCCTATGGCAGGTGGTCGGAAACAAAGATTTTGCCCATTTGACCACTCCGAGTTTCAAACCGCGCAATCTTCCGCCGCTTGACACCGATGAGAGCCTCTATGCGACGTTGGATAAACAAGATTTGCTCCTTTATCATCCGTTTGAAAGCTTTGAACCGGTCGTACGTTTGATTCAGATTGCGGCCAAAGATCCCGAGGTCGTCTCCATCCGTATGACACTCTATCGCTCCGGTTCCAAATCGCCGATCGTGCAATCGCTGATCAACGCTGCCGAATCGGGCAAACAGGTCACCGTTATGGTTGAACTGCGGGCACGCTTTGACGAAGAGAACAATCTTCATTGGGCAAAAGCACTCGAAAACTCCGGGGCACACGTTATCTACGGTATTGCCGGGTTCAAAGTACATGCCAAAGCGGCACTCATTACCCGTCGCGTCGACGGCAAGCTTAAACAGTACGCCCACATCGGTACGGGGAACTACAACCCCTCTACCGCAACGATCTATACCGATATCAGCTACATGACCAGCAACGATACGATCACCCACGATATGACCCGTTTTTTCCATTTCCTCACGGGATTTAGTAAAAAAGGGAAACTTCACGAACTCTATATGGCTCCGACGCAGATCAAACCGAAAGTCCTCTCCTTGATTCAAAACGAAACCCGTATGGGAAGCGAGGGGGTGATTATCGCCAAAATGAACGCCCTAGTCGATGAAGATATTATCAAAGCGCTCTATAAAGCCTCTCAGGCGGGTGTAAAAATCGAACTCATTATTCGCGGAATCTGCTGTCTTCGTCCTGGGGTTCCGGGTGTGAGTGAAAACATTCGTGTCATCTCGCTCATCGGAAAATACCTCGAACACGCCCGTATCTATTATTTCAAACACTCAACGCCGCAAACCTATATCTCGAGTGCCGACTGGATGCCGCGGAATCTTTTGCGACGCATCGAGTTGCTCACGCCGATTCAAGGAGAAGAGATCAGTAACAAACTGATTCAAATTTTACAGCTTCAGACATCGGACAATATTCTCGCATACGAACTGCAAAACGACGGCAGCTACGTCAAAGTGAAACATGAGCCCGGCAATCTGATCGATAGTCATAAAATCGCTGAAACCCATACCAACAAAGTGTATAATTCGGTCAAAAAACAGACTCCGAATTATGTCCAGCAGCTTACGGCACGGCTATTCAAAGAGAGTTAA
- a CDS encoding trimeric intracellular cation channel family protein: MSEFNLVVFADILGIIAFALSGFLVGVRSNLDLLGIIISASLTALGGGVVRDVILDRTPFAFNEYYPAITVLTTIAIAFAFRLYHREQIERQWLFVISDTIGLVAFSITGALLAIDAGFNFFGVIILSFLTAIGGGVLRDILINQVPAVLVSDFYGSIALIVSILLLVFSAVIGLSTLSVAIVAFIAITLRLAAYIKGWHLPTLNTDH; encoded by the coding sequence ATGTCTGAATTTAATCTCGTTGTTTTTGCCGACATTCTCGGTATTATCGCCTTTGCACTCAGCGGTTTTCTTGTAGGGGTTCGCAGCAACCTCGATCTCCTCGGCATAATTATCTCCGCTTCGCTTACCGCACTGGGCGGAGGAGTAGTCCGTGACGTCATCTTGGACCGAACCCCGTTTGCGTTTAACGAATACTATCCTGCCATTACCGTCTTAACCACTATCGCCATCGCTTTCGCCTTTCGTCTTTACCACCGGGAACAGATTGAACGACAATGGCTTTTTGTCATCAGCGACACGATCGGTCTTGTCGCATTCAGTATCACCGGAGCGCTTTTGGCGATTGACGCAGGGTTCAATTTTTTCGGTGTTATTATCCTAAGCTTCCTCACCGCAATTGGAGGAGGGGTTCTGCGTGATATCCTCATCAATCAGGTCCCTGCCGTACTCGTAAGCGATTTTTACGGTTCCATCGCACTGATCGTCTCGATTTTGCTCCTTGTATTTTCGGCAGTGATCGGGTTGTCGACACTGAGCGTTGCGATTGTAGCCTTTATCGCCATCACACTGCGGCTCGCCGCCTATATCAAGGGGTGGCATCTCCCTACCCTAAATACGGATCATTAA
- a CDS encoding Nif3-like dinuclear metal center hexameric protein has protein sequence MTVQEIYTYLDGLSPFATQEGWDNSGLLVGDFAQEITHVVLSIDIDEELIETIPENALLITHHPVIFGGLKQLQFNQYPAKILMPLIRKNITNIAMHTNFDQTHLNDYVATEVLGYPIIAKEGFVAYLGVDEPYDAFAEKIKTALGLPHTRGVKCHDHIRTCALVTGSGASLMRNIEAECFLTGDIKYHDAMEAKALGLSMIDIGHYESERYFGEVLGGYLEKLGLSVIISPSKNPFTYL, from the coding sequence ATGACGGTACAGGAAATTTATACGTATCTTGACGGACTTTCCCCATTCGCGACGCAGGAGGGATGGGATAATTCCGGTCTTTTAGTCGGCGACTTTGCCCAGGAAATTACGCATGTTGTCTTGAGTATCGACATTGATGAAGAATTAATCGAAACGATTCCCGAGAATGCCCTTTTGATCACCCATCACCCGGTTATTTTCGGCGGACTTAAACAGCTGCAGTTTAATCAGTATCCGGCTAAGATTCTTATGCCCCTGATCCGCAAAAATATCACCAATATCGCGATGCATACCAATTTCGACCAAACGCATTTGAACGATTACGTCGCGACTGAAGTCCTCGGATATCCCATTATCGCCAAAGAGGGGTTTGTCGCGTATTTGGGGGTGGATGAACCCTACGATGCGTTTGCCGAAAAAATCAAAACGGCACTGGGGCTTCCCCATACCCGCGGCGTCAAATGTCATGATCATATCCGAACCTGTGCTTTGGTGACCGGATCGGGCGCATCCCTGATGCGCAATATCGAAGCGGAATGTTTTTTGACGGGCGACATCAAATATCATGATGCAATGGAGGCCAAGGCACTCGGTTTATCAATGATCGACATCGGACACTATGAGAGCGAACGCTATTTTGGCGAGGTTTTAGGGGGCTATTTGGAAAAATTAGGATTGAGTGTTATAATTTCACCATCTAAGAACCCCTTCACCTATCTTTGA
- a CDS encoding NYN domain-containing protein, whose protein sequence is MIDDQARLAVLIDADNSQPSIIAGLMDEIAAHGIASVKRIYGDWTDTKLKGWKNALLEHGLHPMQQFAYTTGKNATDSAMIIDAMDLLYTKNFDGFCIVSSDSDFTRLASRIRESGIKVYGFGEQKTPKAFIGVCDKFIYTENLRRDANHKEPVGTKIKPDNKALLALVRNAVEDTTNEAGWSYLGSIGQNLINKSPEFDPRSYGFKKLLDLIESLGEFEFKFSDPLSGSQAVHVRLKRHKRSYEK, encoded by the coding sequence ATGATTGATGATCAGGCCCGTCTCGCCGTATTAATCGATGCGGACAACTCTCAGCCCTCCATTATCGCCGGGCTTATGGATGAGATTGCCGCTCACGGCATTGCCAGCGTCAAGCGCATTTACGGCGACTGGACCGATACGAAACTGAAAGGATGGAAAAATGCCCTTCTCGAACATGGGCTTCATCCGATGCAGCAGTTTGCCTATACGACGGGAAAAAATGCGACCGACAGCGCCATGATCATCGATGCGATGGATCTGCTCTATACGAAAAACTTTGACGGTTTCTGTATCGTCTCCAGTGACAGCGATTTTACCCGTCTGGCGAGCCGTATCCGCGAATCGGGGATCAAAGTCTACGGATTCGGGGAGCAAAAAACACCCAAAGCGTTTATCGGCGTGTGCGACAAATTCATTTACACCGAAAACCTTCGCCGAGACGCTAATCATAAAGAGCCGGTCGGGACAAAAATCAAACCGGACAATAAAGCCCTTTTGGCTTTGGTGCGCAACGCGGTCGAGGATACGACCAATGAAGCGGGATGGTCGTATCTGGGCTCCATCGGACAAAATCTTATCAACAAATCCCCCGAGTTCGATCCCCGAAGCTACGGCTTCAAAAAACTCCTTGATTTGATTGAAAGTCTGGGGGAATTTGAGTTTAAATTTTCCGATCCCCTTTCGGGTTCGCAGGCGGTACATGTCAGGCTGAAACGGCACAAAAGGAGTTATGAGAAATGA
- a CDS encoding gamma carbonic anhydrase family protein, with product MIANYLHYTPDMKERVWIAPSADVIGRVSMGEDVSIWFGCVVRGDVHYIKIGDRSNIQDLSMVHVTHHKRDDMSDGYPTIIGNDVTVGHRVMLHGCTIEDACLIGMSATILDGAVIGKESIVGAGALVTKNKVFPPRSLIMGSPAKVVRELTDEEVAELYASAKRYVSFKENYRAPNV from the coding sequence ATGATCGCTAATTATCTACACTATACTCCGGATATGAAAGAGCGGGTCTGGATCGCCCCCTCCGCCGATGTCATCGGACGGGTATCAATGGGAGAAGACGTCAGTATCTGGTTCGGATGCGTCGTTCGCGGAGACGTCCACTATATTAAGATCGGGGATCGCAGCAATATCCAGGATTTGAGTATGGTACATGTCACCCATCACAAGCGCGACGATATGAGCGACGGTTACCCTACCATCATCGGCAACGATGTTACCGTCGGCCATCGCGTCATGCTGCACGGCTGCACCATCGAAGATGCGTGTCTGATCGGAATGAGTGCGACAATCTTGGACGGTGCCGTCATCGGGAAAGAATCGATCGTCGGCGCGGGAGCGCTGGTGACTAAAAACAAAGTATTCCCTCCCCGCTCTTTAATCATGGGAAGCCCTGCAAAAGTGGTTCGTGAGCTTACCGATGAAGAGGTTGCCGAGCTGTATGCTTCCGCAAAGCGCTACGTCAGTTTTAAAGAAAACTACCGCGCACCCAATGTCTGA
- a CDS encoding zinc ribbon domain-containing protein produces the protein MNKHLEQLIELSHVDKEIDAFEPQIEEANLQYDALLATKNSITNEINALKQEIKDEQIKKHKNELHLAELSAKLEENSKKSNEVKTEREMKSLQLEEEIAKEQVSFANEEIERLEKLIDHKQSKIDELEAKAAEIDGTLAGVKADVDVKLARIDEERKEVFARKEALVGAMNQKGLSFYQKIRRWAKNTTAVAVRNQACMGCYMAISDKVYSDVIKGEEITMCPHCGRILFLEPSDAIGA, from the coding sequence ATGAACAAACACCTTGAACAATTAATCGAGCTCTCTCATGTTGATAAAGAGATCGACGCATTTGAACCGCAAATCGAAGAAGCGAATCTTCAGTATGATGCACTTTTAGCGACTAAAAACAGTATCACAAATGAAATCAATGCTTTGAAACAAGAGATCAAAGACGAACAGATCAAAAAGCATAAAAATGAGCTTCATTTGGCGGAACTTTCTGCAAAACTTGAAGAGAACAGCAAAAAAAGCAATGAGGTAAAAACCGAGCGCGAAATGAAATCGCTTCAACTCGAAGAAGAGATTGCAAAAGAGCAAGTGAGCTTTGCGAACGAAGAGATTGAGCGATTGGAAAAATTGATCGATCACAAACAAAGTAAAATTGACGAGCTTGAAGCAAAAGCAGCTGAAATCGACGGAACTCTTGCAGGTGTAAAAGCGGATGTCGATGTTAAATTGGCACGTATCGATGAAGAACGCAAAGAAGTTTTTGCACGCAAAGAGGCGTTGGTAGGTGCGATGAACCAAAAAGGGTTGTCATTTTACCAAAAAATTCGCCGCTGGGCTAAAAACACGACTGCCGTTGCGGTACGTAATCAAGCGTGTATGGGATGCTATATGGCGATCAGCGATAAAGTCTACAGTGACGTTATCAAAGGCGAAGAGATCACCATGTGTCCTCACTGCGGTCGTATTTTATTTTTAGAGCCTTCTGACGCTATCGGTGCGTAA